A stretch of Parvimonas micra DNA encodes these proteins:
- a CDS encoding DUF5673 domain-containing protein — protein MGSNDFLLIIFGIVLIFVIKKIVAIFQTRKKLTGEVQTITLRGRKVLFGLSVALVGFGIAYAVKVQDIFSIVYVLIGLTYSIVSLDKLYIGENGFCFDGKFGEFKKIKKWGAISNKFFEVQVSGDLKDEVLTIPLDKENSDKLSAIIKQHKSKSKAKK, from the coding sequence ATGGGAAGTAATGATTTTTTATTAATAATTTTTGGTATAGTTTTAATTTTTGTAATTAAGAAAATAGTAGCTATATTTCAAACAAGAAAAAAATTAACAGGTGAAGTTCAAACTATTACTCTTAGAGGAAGAAAAGTATTGTTTGGACTATCAGTAGCTTTAGTTGGATTTGGAATTGCATATGCAGTAAAAGTTCAAGATATTTTTAGTATAGTATATGTATTAATTGGTTTGACTTACTCTATAGTTTCTCTTGATAAATTATACATTGGCGAAAATGGATTTTGCTTTGATGGAAAGTTTGGAGAATTTAAAAAAATAAAAAAATGGGGAGCCATTAGTAATAAATTTTTTGAAGTTCAAGTTTCTGGAGATTTAAAAGATGAAGTACTAACTATTCCACTTGATAAAGAAAATTCTGATAAATTGTCTGCAATTATAAAACAACATAAGTCAAAATCAAAGGCGAAAAAATAA